A single window of Anomaloglossus baeobatrachus isolate aAnoBae1 chromosome 5, aAnoBae1.hap1, whole genome shotgun sequence DNA harbors:
- the LOC142311203 gene encoding gastrula zinc finger protein XlCGF66.1-like, whose amino-acid sequence MDKNQNPTEQALSLTLEIMLLLTGEDYFVVRKPRGREKNNCLQVAEGTWKELTDVHLPLPQSVIHKPNCKKKILDLTNKMIELLTGEVPIRCQDVGVYFSMEEWDYVEEHRETYKDVMMADHQPLTSLGVLKDDTNEHSMKMIKEEQYEGHVTSPNVYTPTDHIQQDPPAPIREELVSCDGVNLTQPIPQNPFNHVKDELVKCNGGSLTYQNITTATSTKEEPKSCDGKNFKDQKSTPLSHTSYLLGVKANIQEETLPDPNDYTQQCVSHDKEPASCSGGNFMFNTHQSTNGKEGPTLPETHRTANNICVQFSCSECKKCFVSMGELVAHQGIHIAEKLLQNGPPSVVTVPQELPVKHKLLTCNKCGRAFYTKSSLVVHMKIHWRKNKELFKCILCGKCFPSTSKLQLHMGRHFGDRPYACSTCGERFMRTCDLCKHQRIHKSVTKNVPSGL is encoded by the exons atggacaaaaaccAAAATCCAACTGAACAGGCCCTAAGCCTCACCCTGGAGATCATGCTTCTGCTAACAGGAGAG GATTACTTTGTCGTGAGGAAGCCAAGAGGGAGAGAAAAGAATAATTGTCTTCAGGTTGCAGAAGGAACTTGGAAGGAGCTGACGGATGTTCACCTACCTTTGCCTCAATCAGTGATACATAAACCAAACTGTAAGAAGAAGATCCTAGACCTCAccaacaagatgattgagctgctgactggagag gttcctataaggtgtcaagaTGTTGGTgtttatttctccatggaggagtgggactaTGTGGAAGAGCACAGGGAAACATACAAGGATGTCATGATGGCGGACCATCAGCCACTCACATCATTGG GTGTACTTAAAGATGATACAAATGAACATTCAATGAAGATGATTAAGGAGGAACAATATGAAGGACACGTAACAAGCCCCAATGTTTATACACCTACAGACCATATACAACAAGATCCTCCTGCTCCTATAAGGGAAGAACTAGTTTCATGTGATGGTGTAAATCTCACTCAACCTATACCACAAAATCCATTTAATCATGTTAAAGATGAACTCGTCAAATGTAATGGTGGAAGTCTCACATACCAAAACATTACTACAGCTACATCTACTAAGGAAGAACCAAAATCATGTGATGGAAAGAATTTCAAAGACCAAAAAAGTACACCTTTGAGTCACACTTCATATCTACTTGGGGTTAAAGCAAACATACAAGAAGAAACCCTGCCTGATCCTAACGATTATACACAACAATGTGTATCTCATGATAAGGAACCAGCCTCATGTAGTGGCGGAAACTTCATGTTCAATACACATCAGTCAACTAATGGTAAAGAAGGTCCAACTCTTCCAGAGACGCACAGAACTGCCAATAACATTTGTGTACAGTTTTCTTGTTCTGAGTGCAAGAAATGTTTTGTGTCCATGGGTGAGTTAGTGGCACATCAAGGAATTCACATAGCAGAAAAATTACTTCAGAATGGGCCCCCAAGTGTTGTGACTGTTCCACAAGAACTACCTGTGAAACATAAATTGTTGACTTGCAATAAGTGTGGGAGAGCATTCTACACCAAATCCTCGCTAGTAGTGCATATGAAGATTCATTGGCGTAAAAATAAGGAACTGTTTAAATGTATTCTGTGTGGGAAGTGTTTCCCAAGTACATCCAAACTTCAGTTACATATGGGACGCCACTTTGGAGATAGACCTTATGCCTGTAGCACATGTGGAGAACGTTTCATGAGAACGTGTGATCTTTGCAAACATCAAAGAATACATAAGTCTGTAACAAAAAATGTGCCTTCAGGTTTGTGA